One segment of Marvinbryantia formatexigens DSM 14469 DNA contains the following:
- a CDS encoding ABC transporter substrate-binding protein, with amino-acid sequence MQKKRLLQMKRTGAFLLTGTMLAVWMTGCGSSTGDSPASDDGKVAITIFNTKSEIQDQMVEMAEKYSKEKGVSVEVYYSNDPPATHLSTKYASDDPYTISMVDAKNITTLGAEHGIDLSDEKWVDDTEMEIRIDDKVYGFPVCVEGRGLMYNADAIEKITGKAFAPESITNLDEFEDLLEELAAGGMKSPVGIQKEDWSLAAHYLAEIYDKAENPDAYVEGLHDGSINIAEDDSFNALMDTFDVLMKYNYAKDSAVAAERELTEQKFAEGEIAFLYGGNWDWSLINAYDYTENMGIMPVPENIESDTKDQIAGGATKFFYIDSSDEISDKEREAARDFLNWLVYDEEGQKFVTEDCNMISPFSTNSTLEVSDPLSKSVQSYLEAGKITGMYDYQPDDYYTVVGASFQKYLAGQMSRSDFAKDIQTYWKNTALVEH; translated from the coding sequence ATGCAAAAAAAACGATTATTGCAAATGAAGAGGACAGGGGCATTTCTTCTGACAGGGACAATGCTTGCAGTCTGGATGACGGGGTGCGGGAGTTCCACTGGCGATTCGCCTGCGTCTGATGACGGGAAGGTTGCCATCACAATCTTTAATACGAAGTCGGAGATTCAGGACCAGATGGTGGAGATGGCAGAAAAATATTCCAAAGAGAAGGGGGTCAGCGTGGAGGTCTATTATTCCAACGACCCTCCGGCAACGCACCTCAGCACGAAATATGCATCGGACGATCCTTACACCATCAGTATGGTCGACGCTAAAAATATTACCACGTTGGGAGCGGAGCATGGGATCGATTTATCTGATGAAAAATGGGTAGATGACACAGAAATGGAAATACGCATTGACGATAAGGTTTATGGATTCCCTGTTTGCGTAGAAGGACGGGGTCTTATGTACAATGCGGATGCAATCGAAAAGATTACTGGAAAAGCCTTTGCCCCGGAAAGTATTACGAATCTGGATGAGTTTGAGGATTTGCTGGAGGAGCTCGCTGCGGGCGGAATGAAAAGTCCGGTTGGCATTCAGAAAGAGGATTGGTCTCTTGCGGCACATTACCTTGCGGAAATCTACGATAAGGCAGAAAATCCGGACGCGTATGTGGAGGGACTGCACGATGGCTCCATTAATATTGCAGAGGACGACAGCTTTAACGCTCTGATGGATACTTTTGATGTGCTCATGAAGTACAATTATGCGAAGGATTCTGCCGTTGCCGCTGAACGCGAACTGACAGAGCAGAAATTTGCGGAAGGCGAGATTGCATTTCTGTACGGAGGCAACTGGGACTGGTCCCTTATTAATGCCTATGATTACACGGAAAATATGGGGATAATGCCCGTGCCGGAAAACATAGAATCCGATACGAAGGATCAGATTGCTGGCGGTGCGACAAAATTCTTTTATATTGATTCCTCTGATGAGATTTCTGATAAGGAACGCGAAGCAGCCAGAGACTTTCTGAACTGGCTTGTCTATGATGAAGAAGGGCAGAAGTTTGTTACGGAGGACTGCAATATGATTTCTCCGTTTTCGACCAACAGTACACTGGAAGTGTCGGATCCTCTGAGCAAATCTGTTCAATCATATCTTGAGGCGGGAAAGATTACCGGAATGTATGATTATCAGCCGGACGATTACTATACAGTAGTAGGAGCGTCTTTCCAGAAATATCTTGCGGGTCAGATGAGTCGTTCTGATTTCGCAAAGGATATTCAGACCTACTGGAAAAATACGGCACTGGTGGAACATTAG
- a CDS encoding serine hydrolase, which translates to MGKIYAEKEGIPSLWLTNMMERWEGQLCHVHGYIILRNGNTVAEAYRYPYTRESRRILHSVSKTITAIAIGMAVSEGLISVDDKVLSFFPGYEPQQKPDDFLKELTIAHLLTMSVGHPGDDLNSIYAENRPVWKTFLDTEMVCRPGSRFVYNSGATYMLSKILTMVTGEKLLDYLQPRLFEPLGITDVDWDEIDGASTGGWGCMLSLPDMAKIGQLLLQKGSWDGQQLLPETWVEEMTGWKIASDETNVLADWRCGYCYQMWRCSREGCFRADGAFGQYILVMPPKKMVAVIWSEDAYSQDMLDCFWEEVYDKADDRIYGIDGRVYEVFHKKCREWAAPLRLAPSCSFKETQISDKTYQSVRMGAFIDSMSFSFSQEGYLKITMGKGEKVSEIYAGNTEMYLGEGKMNFEIASYIRLGKKRLEPAKYGAVYQWISDRALKIMINWLETPHNMEITCVFGETCVTAVLSVSYRKLLLEFDDSASIFNVDECFVGEIL; encoded by the coding sequence ATGGGAAAAATATATGCAGAAAAAGAAGGAATACCGAGTCTCTGGCTTACGAATATGATGGAGCGGTGGGAAGGACAGCTCTGCCATGTGCATGGTTATATCATTTTACGAAATGGAAATACTGTAGCAGAAGCATACCGGTACCCGTATACCAGAGAGAGCAGAAGAATCCTGCATTCTGTCAGCAAGACAATAACGGCAATCGCGATTGGTATGGCGGTAAGCGAAGGTTTGATTTCCGTAGATGATAAAGTGTTATCCTTCTTTCCCGGATATGAGCCACAGCAGAAACCGGATGATTTTCTGAAGGAGCTGACGATTGCTCATCTGCTTACAATGTCAGTCGGACATCCGGGAGACGATCTGAATAGTATTTATGCAGAAAACCGACCAGTATGGAAAACATTTCTGGACACGGAGATGGTATGCCGACCGGGTTCCAGATTTGTTTATAACAGTGGAGCTACATATATGTTATCTAAGATTCTGACTATGGTGACCGGGGAAAAGCTGCTGGATTATCTGCAGCCCCGCCTGTTTGAACCCCTGGGCATTACGGATGTGGACTGGGATGAGATAGACGGGGCGAGCACAGGCGGATGGGGCTGTATGCTTTCACTTCCGGATATGGCAAAAATCGGACAGCTTTTGCTTCAGAAAGGAAGCTGGGACGGACAGCAGCTTCTGCCGGAAACATGGGTGGAAGAAATGACAGGATGGAAGATTGCTTCCGATGAGACCAATGTCCTGGCGGACTGGAGATGTGGTTATTGCTATCAGATGTGGCGCTGCTCGCGGGAAGGGTGTTTCCGGGCGGATGGAGCTTTCGGGCAATATATTCTGGTGATGCCGCCAAAGAAAATGGTGGCCGTAATCTGGAGTGAGGATGCATATTCTCAGGATATGCTGGATTGCTTTTGGGAGGAGGTTTATGATAAAGCGGATGACAGAATCTACGGAATAGATGGAAGAGTTTATGAAGTTTTTCATAAAAAATGCCGTGAATGGGCTGCGCCGCTTCGGCTTGCACCGTCCTGCTCTTTTAAGGAAACGCAAATCTCGGATAAAACGTATCAGTCAGTGCGGATGGGAGCTTTTATAGACAGTATGAGTTTTTCTTTTTCACAGGAAGGATATTTAAAAATAACGATGGGAAAAGGGGAGAAGGTATCAGAAATCTATGCCGGTAATACGGAAATGTATCTGGGAGAGGGAAAAATGAATTTTGAGATTGCTTCTTATATCCGGCTGGGAAAGAAGCGGCTGGAGCCTGCAAAATATGGAGCGGTGTATCAGTGGATATCAGATCGAGCTCTTAAGATTATGATTAATTGGCTGGAGACGCCCCACAATATGGAAATTACCTGTGTATTTGGAGAGACTTGCGTAACAGCGGTTCTTTCTGTGAGCTACAGAAAGCTTTTGCTGGAGTTTGATGATTCGGCATCGATTTTTAATGTTGATGAATGTTTTGTGGGGGAGATTTTATAA
- a CDS encoding glucose-6-phosphate isomerase has protein sequence MGNRVTFDYSKAGKFISDAEMACMEKTVALAKETLVSKSGAGNDFLGWIDLPVDYDKEEFARIKAAAEKIKGDSEVLVVIGIGGSYLGARAAIEFLRHSFYNTVSKEIRKTPEIYFAGNSISSTYLKHLIDVIGDRDFSVNIISKSGTTTEPAIAFRVFKEMLEKKYGKAEAAKRIYATTDKARGALKGLATEEGYESFVVPDDVGGRFSVLTAVGLLPIAVSGADIDKLMEGAAAGRKHALEADFADNDALKYAAVRNILLRKGKSVEILANYEPSLHYVSEWWKQLYGESEGKDQKGIFPASVDLTTDLHSMGQFIQDGARIMFETVLNVEESQCEITIGEEPVDLDGLNYLAGKTVDFVNKSAMNGTILAHTDGNVPNLMVNIPRQDEYTLGELFYFFEFACGVSGYILGVNPFNQPGVESYKKNMFALLGKPGYEKEREELLKRL, from the coding sequence ATGGGAAACAGAGTAACGTTCGATTATTCAAAAGCAGGGAAGTTTATCAGCGATGCTGAGATGGCGTGTATGGAGAAGACCGTTGCGCTTGCGAAGGAGACACTGGTGTCTAAGTCCGGCGCGGGCAACGATTTTCTGGGATGGATCGACCTTCCGGTAGACTATGACAAAGAGGAATTTGCCAGAATTAAAGCGGCAGCCGAGAAAATCAAGGGCGACAGCGAGGTGCTGGTCGTTATCGGTATCGGCGGTTCTTATCTGGGTGCGAGAGCGGCGATTGAATTTTTACGTCACAGCTTCTACAACACGGTTTCGAAGGAAATCCGCAAGACACCGGAAATTTATTTCGCGGGCAACAGCATCAGCAGCACGTATCTGAAGCATCTGATTGATGTGATCGGAGACAGAGATTTCTCTGTAAATATTATTTCAAAATCGGGAACCACCACGGAGCCGGCGATTGCTTTCCGTGTATTCAAGGAAATGCTGGAAAAGAAATATGGCAAGGCAGAGGCTGCAAAGCGTATCTATGCAACGACCGATAAAGCCAGAGGAGCGTTAAAAGGACTTGCAACAGAAGAGGGATACGAGAGCTTTGTGGTTCCGGACGATGTGGGAGGACGTTTCTCTGTTCTTACCGCGGTAGGTCTGCTTCCAATCGCGGTGAGCGGAGCGGATATTGATAAATTGATGGAGGGCGCGGCTGCAGGCAGAAAGCATGCGCTGGAGGCGGATTTTGCCGACAATGACGCGCTGAAATATGCTGCGGTGCGCAACATCCTGCTTAGAAAAGGAAAATCTGTTGAAATTCTTGCAAATTACGAGCCGAGCCTGCACTATGTATCCGAATGGTGGAAGCAGCTCTATGGCGAGAGCGAAGGAAAAGACCAGAAGGGTATTTTCCCGGCATCTGTTGATCTGACGACCGACCTGCATTCTATGGGACAGTTCATCCAGGATGGCGCGCGCATCATGTTTGAGACGGTTCTGAATGTGGAGGAATCACAGTGTGAGATTACGATCGGCGAGGAGCCGGTGGATCTGGACGGTCTGAATTATCTGGCGGGCAAGACCGTAGATTTTGTAAATAAGAGCGCCATGAACGGAACGATTCTTGCGCATACGGACGGCAACGTGCCCAACCTGATGGTCAATATTCCGCGGCAGGATGAATATACACTCGGCGAGCTGTTTTATTTCTTTGAGTTTGCGTGCGGCGTAAGCGGCTATATTCTGGGCGTAAATCCGTTCAACCAGCCGGGCGTTGAGAGCTACAAGAAGAACATGTTTGCACTGCTTGGCAAGCCGGGATACGAAAAAGAGCGTGAAGAACTTCTGAAACGCCTGTAA
- a CDS encoding D-2-hydroxyacid dehydrogenase: MKIVMLERSSLGEDIDLTQFENLGELVMYDQSTAADTPEKVKDADIIIVNKVPMNRETLEGAANLKMIAITATGYNIIDKAYTDSRGIAVANVGGYSTDSVAQHTFALALYLLEQLDYYDKYVKSGEYVKCDIFCHMDRRISELAGKTWGIIGLGAIGKRVAQIAQVFGCNVIYYSTSGKNRDSVYESVSLDELLARADVVSIHSPLNTATENMMNMERFRKMKPEAILINVARGPIVNERDLVTALNENLIAGAGLDVISAEPMKAGNPLLEIQDSTKLIVTPHIAWATREARSRLMDEVYLNIQAFLRGEKRNLIP, encoded by the coding sequence ATGAAAATAGTTATGCTGGAGCGCAGCTCCCTTGGAGAGGATATTGATTTAACGCAGTTTGAAAATCTGGGAGAACTGGTGATGTATGACCAGTCAACTGCAGCAGACACGCCGGAAAAGGTAAAGGATGCGGATATCATTATCGTCAACAAGGTCCCGATGAACCGGGAAACGCTGGAGGGCGCTGCTAATCTGAAGATGATTGCCATTACAGCCACCGGATACAACATCATCGACAAAGCTTATACGGACAGCAGGGGAATCGCGGTAGCCAACGTGGGCGGGTATTCGACCGATTCCGTTGCACAGCATACCTTTGCGCTGGCGCTGTATCTGCTGGAACAGCTGGATTATTATGATAAGTATGTAAAGTCCGGCGAATATGTAAAATGTGATATTTTCTGTCATATGGACAGGAGAATTTCCGAGCTGGCGGGAAAGACCTGGGGCATTATCGGGCTTGGCGCGATCGGAAAGCGTGTGGCGCAGATTGCGCAGGTGTTTGGCTGCAATGTCATATATTATTCTACTTCCGGGAAGAACAGGGACAGCGTTTATGAATCGGTATCCCTGGACGAGCTGCTTGCACGGGCGGATGTGGTGTCCATTCACTCACCGCTGAACACAGCGACGGAAAATATGATGAATATGGAACGGTTCCGCAAAATGAAGCCGGAAGCGATTCTGATTAATGTGGCAAGAGGTCCGATCGTAAACGAGCGGGATCTTGTCACGGCACTGAATGAAAACCTGATTGCCGGAGCCGGGCTGGATGTTATCTCGGCGGAGCCTATGAAAGCGGGAAATCCACTTCTGGAGATACAGGACAGCACAAAGCTGATCGTAACGCCGCATATTGCATGGGCAACGCGCGAGGCGAGAAGCCGTCTGATGGATGAGGTATATTTGAATATCCAGGCATTTCTGCGCGGGGAGAAGAGAAATCTGATTCCGTAG
- a CDS encoding DegV family protein, whose translation MSVKIISDSTCDLSKELIEKYKIQILPLHVILGERECLDGINISPDEIYRWADENRSVPGTSAPSITETMQLLQKCGSDGSEIVCFSISEKMSTTANVMRLAAKELDMEDRVFVVDSENLSTGVGLLVLEAATMALEGRTAGEIVTQIQKLRPCVRASFVVDTLIYLQRGGRCGSVTALAGGALKLHPRIVVSNGEMQADRKYRGKMEKVLLNYADDLKPQLLNARRNRVFVTHSGCSAEIVELVCQHIKALGIFEEILVTRAGSVISSHCGPGTLGVLFIERG comes from the coding sequence ATGAGTGTAAAGATTATATCGGACAGTACCTGCGATTTATCAAAAGAACTGATTGAAAAATATAAGATACAGATTTTGCCGCTGCATGTGATTCTGGGAGAGCGGGAATGTCTGGACGGCATCAATATCAGCCCGGATGAAATTTACCGGTGGGCGGATGAGAACCGCTCCGTGCCGGGTACGTCGGCGCCTTCTATAACGGAAACCATGCAGCTTCTGCAGAAATGCGGCTCGGATGGCAGTGAGATAGTCTGCTTTTCTATTTCGGAAAAGATGTCCACTACCGCCAATGTGATGCGGCTTGCCGCCAAGGAACTGGATATGGAGGACCGTGTTTTTGTGGTGGATTCAGAAAATCTGTCCACCGGAGTGGGATTGCTTGTACTGGAAGCGGCAACTATGGCGTTGGAGGGCAGAACGGCGGGAGAAATTGTCACGCAGATTCAGAAGCTGAGACCGTGCGTGAGAGCAAGCTTCGTTGTCGATACGTTAATCTATCTGCAGAGAGGCGGCAGGTGCGGCAGCGTTACAGCGCTGGCAGGGGGCGCTCTGAAGCTGCATCCCCGGATTGTCGTTTCCAATGGGGAGATGCAGGCGGACCGGAAATATCGCGGAAAAATGGAGAAGGTTCTGCTGAATTATGCGGATGATTTGAAGCCGCAGCTTTTAAATGCCAGAAGAAACCGGGTATTTGTCACGCATTCCGGCTGCAGCGCGGAAATTGTGGAGCTGGTCTGCCAGCACATTAAGGCGCTGGGAATATTTGAAGAAATCCTGGTGACCAGAGCCGGCAGCGTCATTTCCAGTCATTGCGGTCCGGGGACGCTGGGCGTGCTGTTTATTGAACGCGGATAA
- a CDS encoding AAA family ATPase produces the protein MAKTIGIGIQDFEKIITRNVFYVDKTLFIKEWWESMDDVTLITRPRRFGKTLTMSMVEHFFSVEYAGSKLFENTNIWKDCACRTLQGTYPVISLSFADIKEVSYEQARKKICESIIDIYNKYAFLAEDDTLGEKEKTYYNALSSDSDDAAITISLRRMSEYLYRRYRKKAIILLDEYDTPMQEAYVNGYWEKLAAFTRSLFNATFKGNPYLERAIMTGITLVSRESIFSDLNNLEIITTTSNKYEDCFGFTEEEVFSALDEYCLSDKKEEVKDWYDGFIFGHKADIYNPWSIINFLDKQQFSPYWANTSSNSLAGKLIREGTKQVKDSFQQLLDGGSICTEIDEQIVYNQLNLDESAIWSLLLASGYLRVKNRRTEKTAYSGWRQVYELEITNYETKIMFRNMVKGWFASSASNYNDFIKGLLADDLKAMNAYMNRITKTTFSYFDSGNRPSEESEPERFYHGFVLGLMVTLEDRYIITSNRESGFGRYDVLMEPRNAQDAGIIMEFKVQDPEDEKTLADTVKAALQQIEDKEYTSVLEARGIPQSRIRKYGFAFRGKTVLIGSPLYSL, from the coding sequence GTGGCAAAAACAATAGGAATCGGAATCCAGGATTTTGAAAAAATAATTACCCGGAATGTATTTTATGTAGACAAAACGCTGTTTATCAAAGAATGGTGGGAATCTATGGACGATGTGACATTAATCACCCGCCCGCGCCGTTTTGGAAAAACACTTACCATGAGCATGGTGGAGCATTTCTTCTCCGTCGAATATGCCGGCAGCAAATTATTCGAAAACACAAATATCTGGAAAGATTGCGCCTGCCGGACACTGCAGGGTACGTATCCGGTGATATCTTTAAGCTTCGCCGATATTAAAGAGGTCTCCTATGAACAGGCGCGGAAAAAAATCTGCGAGTCCATTATAGATATCTATAACAAATATGCCTTTCTTGCCGAAGACGATACGTTAGGGGAAAAAGAAAAAACATACTACAACGCGCTCTCCTCAGACAGCGATGATGCCGCAATTACGATTTCTCTGCGCAGAATGTCCGAATATCTGTATCGCAGATATCGAAAAAAAGCCATCATTCTTCTGGACGAATATGACACTCCCATGCAGGAAGCTTATGTAAATGGATATTGGGAAAAACTGGCGGCTTTTACCCGCAGTTTATTTAATGCCACATTTAAGGGAAACCCTTATCTGGAGCGCGCAATTATGACCGGAATCACGCTGGTCAGCCGGGAATCTATCTTCTCTGACCTGAACAATCTGGAAATTATAACAACCACTTCCAATAAATATGAAGACTGCTTTGGTTTTACGGAGGAAGAGGTTTTTTCCGCATTGGACGAATATTGTCTCTCTGACAAAAAAGAAGAAGTGAAAGACTGGTACGACGGTTTTATATTTGGGCATAAAGCAGACATTTACAATCCGTGGTCCATTATCAATTTTCTGGACAAACAGCAGTTTTCCCCCTATTGGGCGAATACCAGCAGCAACAGTCTGGCAGGAAAGCTGATCCGCGAAGGTACAAAACAGGTAAAGGACTCTTTTCAGCAGCTACTGGATGGCGGTTCCATCTGTACAGAAATTGATGAACAGATTGTATATAATCAGCTTAATCTGGATGAAAGCGCAATCTGGAGCCTGCTTCTGGCAAGCGGCTATCTCCGGGTAAAAAACCGCAGAACGGAAAAAACGGCATACTCCGGCTGGAGACAGGTCTACGAGCTGGAAATTACCAATTATGAAACGAAAATCATGTTCCGGAATATGGTAAAAGGATGGTTTGCCTCCTCCGCATCAAATTATAATGATTTTATCAAAGGGCTTCTGGCAGATGATTTGAAGGCGATGAATGCCTACATGAACCGCATCACAAAAACAACCTTCAGCTATTTTGACAGCGGAAACCGCCCCTCAGAGGAAAGTGAACCGGAACGCTTCTATCACGGCTTTGTACTCGGACTGATGGTGACGCTGGAAGACCGTTACATCATTACCTCCAACCGTGAAAGCGGCTTCGGCAGATATGATGTTCTCATGGAACCGCGGAATGCGCAGGACGCCGGCATTATCATGGAATTCAAGGTGCAGGACCCGGAGGATGAAAAAACGTTAGCCGACACCGTAAAAGCCGCCCTGCAGCAGATTGAGGATAAAGAATATACCTCTGTACTGGAAGCCAGAGGGATACCGCAGAGCCGGATCCGGAAATATGGCTTTGCCTTCAGGGGAAAAACCGTGCTGATTGGAAGCCCGCTTTATTCCCTGTAA
- a CDS encoding helix-turn-helix domain-containing protein translates to MIIDDLLLEAKMSRYKLSKESGVAQATISDICNGKASMEKCSAGTLYKIAKVLNVTVDSLLEAEGQSNAENKEYRSSFETFKSNICHHVKDMGDIDFIIEILESDKIRNLYKKKWYPESLYLLGMVDYLSKVNDLPICTNYNDIRKHKLAQTVYPSSVLIRAAVMHSEEVKAEARRKAIPEFMRFNIVESEVRNLV, encoded by the coding sequence ATGATTATTGATGATTTGCTTCTGGAGGCTAAAATGAGCCGTTATAAGTTAAGCAAAGAAAGTGGTGTTGCACAGGCAACGATATCAGATATTTGCAATGGAAAAGCGTCAATGGAAAAATGCTCTGCAGGAACGCTGTACAAAATTGCAAAAGTTTTGAATGTGACTGTGGATTCGCTATTAGAGGCAGAAGGGCAATCAAATGCAGAAAATAAGGAATATCGCAGTTCTTTTGAAACATTCAAAAGTAATATTTGTCATCATGTGAAGGATATGGGGGATATTGACTTTATCATTGAGATACTTGAAAGCGATAAAATTCGGAATTTATATAAAAAAAAGTGGTATCCGGAATCGCTGTATCTGCTGGGCATGGTTGACTACCTTTCTAAAGTTAACGATTTGCCGATATGTACGAATTATAATGATATCCGGAAGCATAAACTGGCGCAAACGGTGTATCCTTCAAGTGTGTTGATTCGGGCAGCAGTCATGCATAGCGAAGAGGTTAAAGCGGAAGCGAGAAGAAAAGCAATTCCGGAATTCATGCGGTTTAATATAGTGGAAAGCGAGGTAAGAAATCTTGTCTGA
- a CDS encoding DUF6036 family nucleotidyltransferase, whose protein sequence is MSEVSFTKDNLDGYLKELSREFRKMNGTRMPAEIILIGGAAVLINYGFREMTYDIDAIIQASSTMKDAINHVGDRMGLPNGWLNTDFMKTTSYTPKLIQYSRYYKTFSNVLRIRTISAEYLVVMKLMAGRQYKNDLSDVAGILLEQKNAGKEISFESVKRAAGELYGGYDNLPETSRTFIEAVYQNANLAELYTKICEEEKQNKNILLEFEDDYPEVLNGDNLAEILKAAKAKKNR, encoded by the coding sequence TTGTCTGAAGTTTCTTTTACGAAAGATAATCTTGACGGTTATTTGAAAGAACTTTCCAGGGAATTCCGTAAAATGAATGGGACGCGGATGCCTGCGGAGATTATTCTGATTGGCGGCGCGGCTGTTTTGATTAATTATGGATTTCGTGAAATGACCTATGACATAGATGCAATTATACAGGCATCGTCTACAATGAAAGACGCAATTAACCATGTTGGAGACCGAATGGGGCTTCCCAATGGCTGGTTGAATACAGATTTTATGAAAACGACATCATATACGCCTAAGCTGATTCAGTATTCCAGATATTATAAGACTTTTTCAAATGTGCTGAGAATACGGACTATATCGGCTGAGTATCTTGTTGTTATGAAACTAATGGCAGGAAGACAATATAAAAACGATTTGTCGGATGTGGCAGGAATCCTGTTGGAGCAGAAAAATGCTGGGAAAGAAATCAGTTTTGAAAGCGTAAAGAGAGCAGCCGGGGAGCTCTATGGAGGTTATGATAACTTGCCGGAAACCTCCCGGACATTTATTGAGGCTGTTTATCAGAATGCGAATCTGGCGGAGCTCTATACGAAAATCTGTGAGGAGGAGAAACAAAATAAAAATATTCTGCTGGAATTTGAGGATGATTATCCGGAGGTTCTCAATGGTGATAATCTTGCTGAAATACTGAAAGCCGCTAAGGCAAAGAAAAATAGATGA
- a CDS encoding AraC family transcriptional regulator produces the protein MLPVYKDCKNNLEIFHKKSRHVSPHLHKSAEFIYVTEGSLELGVGQELYHMDTHDFGIVFPELIHHYQVFDSRPCKAIYLLASPALCGSYQPALQQFCPRYPVIRADAVHPDIPYALNRLSETAYEKETAVLQQSYTQIILARAMPHFSFAEKSSVGSNDIIYRTVAYIAGHFTEELSLSGMAKALGYSPCALSGVFSKTFHTNFNGYLNDVRLDYVCHLLRHTDQSITEAYENAGFSSQRTFNRVFQERFRMTPREYRRLNQAAPSGEHMVSLSAQ, from the coding sequence ATGCTGCCTGTTTATAAGGATTGTAAAAACAATCTTGAGATTTTCCATAAAAAATCCCGCCATGTTTCTCCGCACCTTCATAAGTCCGCCGAGTTCATTTATGTAACGGAGGGGTCGCTGGAGCTTGGTGTCGGACAGGAATTATATCACATGGATACGCATGACTTCGGAATCGTATTTCCGGAGCTCATCCACCACTACCAGGTATTCGACAGCCGCCCCTGCAAAGCAATTTATCTTCTCGCATCCCCCGCATTATGCGGAAGCTACCAGCCCGCCCTGCAGCAGTTCTGTCCCCGGTATCCGGTTATCAGAGCCGACGCCGTTCACCCGGATATTCCCTATGCGCTGAACCGGCTGTCCGAAACCGCTTATGAAAAAGAGACTGCCGTACTTCAGCAGTCCTATACACAAATCATCCTTGCAAGAGCCATGCCGCATTTCAGCTTTGCTGAAAAAAGCTCTGTCGGCAGCAACGACATAATCTACCGTACCGTCGCCTACATTGCAGGACATTTTACAGAAGAACTCTCGCTTTCCGGGATGGCAAAGGCTCTTGGATACAGCCCCTGCGCGCTTTCCGGCGTATTTTCTAAAACATTTCACACCAATTTTAACGGCTATCTCAACGATGTCCGCCTTGATTACGTGTGCCATCTGCTCCGCCACACGGACCAGAGCATCACAGAAGCCTATGAAAACGCCGGCTTTTCCAGCCAGCGTACCTTTAACCGCGTTTTCCAGGAGCGCTTCCGCATGACGCCGCGGGAATACCGGCGGCTGAACCAGGCGGCGCCCTCCGGAGAACACATGGTGTCCCTGTCAGCGCAATAG